A portion of the Candidatus Bathyarchaeota archaeon genome contains these proteins:
- a CDS encoding DUF2088 domain-containing protein, with protein sequence MKRLVHKVVASADVAIGFGLTQSEPFAGYGGSGKIILSGVCSYEIIEMNHLMVSSPNVYPGNFDNAVRADIDDVTRLAGLTMVINVVLDTQGQVLNLVAAELRQTHRKSVKEYNKVYAVKMPMLASKRRRT encoded by the coding sequence GTGAAAAGGTTGGTCCACAAAGTTGTTGCAAGTGCAGATGTCGCGATTGGTTTCGGGTTAACGCAGAGTGAACCATTCGCTGGTTACGGCGGTAGTGGAAAGATCATTCTTTCGGGCGTTTGTAGCTACGAAATCATTGAAATGAATCACCTGATGGTTTCATCTCCTAATGTTTATCCTGGAAATTTTGATAATGCTGTTAGAGCGGATATTGATGATGTCACAAGGTTAGCTGGTCTAACCATGGTCATTAATGTGGTGTTGGATACACAAGGTCAAGTTTTGAATTTAGTTGCCGCAGAGCTGAGGCAGACCCACAGAAAGTCCGTTAAAGAGTATAACAAAGTATACGCCGTGAAAATGCCTATGTTAGCCTCCAAGAGGAGAAGA